In one Mesorhizobium australicum genomic region, the following are encoded:
- a CDS encoding ABC transporter permease: protein MAAAAEGVSAGPASRARTGSFLQSEEAKGYTLISAPFLYALAMLGLPVVVVIAHSFWTQTYLTVDRTFTLENYRQAIFEPIYQDLLFRSLWISLTVSVLTVALAYPVAYFISFHGGRHKNIWLFVITVPFWTSYLLRVMAWKVVLGYNGVINSALMGLGITTEPSDAFLYNSTAVLITLTHAWVAFAILPIFVSLEKVDRTLIEAATDLGDGPMRSFLRVTLPLSLPGVIAALLIVMIPTVGDYVTPKMVGGTDGVMIANAIQAQFGRAMNKPLGAALSVTTMIAVCLMAGGAVLALRAAVRALR, encoded by the coding sequence ATGGCTGCGGCTGCGGAAGGGGTTTCGGCAGGGCCTGCGTCCCGCGCGCGAACCGGATCCTTTCTGCAGTCGGAGGAGGCGAAGGGCTACACGCTCATCTCCGCGCCGTTCCTCTATGCGCTGGCCATGCTCGGCCTGCCGGTGGTCGTCGTCATCGCGCATTCGTTCTGGACGCAGACCTACCTCACCGTCGACCGCACCTTCACGCTGGAGAACTACCGGCAGGCGATCTTCGAGCCGATCTACCAGGACCTGCTGTTTCGCTCGCTGTGGATCTCGCTCACCGTCAGCGTGCTCACCGTCGCGCTCGCCTATCCGGTGGCCTATTTCATCTCGTTCCACGGCGGCAGGCACAAGAACATCTGGCTGTTCGTCATCACCGTGCCGTTCTGGACGAGCTATCTCCTGCGCGTCATGGCCTGGAAGGTCGTGCTCGGCTACAACGGCGTCATCAACTCGGCGCTGATGGGGCTCGGCATCACGACCGAGCCGTCGGACGCCTTCCTCTACAATTCCACCGCCGTGCTGATCACGCTCACCCATGCCTGGGTGGCCTTCGCCATCCTGCCGATCTTCGTCTCGCTGGAGAAGGTCGACCGGACGCTGATCGAGGCCGCGACCGATCTCGGCGACGGTCCCATGCGCTCCTTCCTGCGCGTCACGCTGCCGCTCTCGCTGCCCGGCGTCATCGCCGCGCTGCTGATCGTGATGATCCCGACCGTCGGCGACTACGTCACGCCGAAGATGGTCGGCGGCACCGACGGCGTCATGATCGCCAACGCCATCCAGGCGCAGTTCGGCCGCGCGATGAACAAGCCGCTCGGTGCGGCCCTCTCTGTCACCACCATGATCGCCGTCTGCCTGATGGCCGGCGGCGCAGTGCTGGCGCTGCGCGCGGCGGTGAGGGCGCTGCGATGA